Within the Novosphingobium pentaromativorans US6-1 genome, the region TTTCATCCATGGTAATCCTCCATGATGACCGGCCCCGATGCTGCCTGTAATACTCTTGAGGCGCAAGACACTGATTTTGAGGCGGTCACGCACGCCGCGAAAGTGAAAGTGGGGGCGCAGGGCGGCCCGGTTTCCCGCCCTCTTTCAGCCCAGACCGAGGAACAGTCCGGCCAGCGCCGCGCTCATCAGGTTGGACAGGCTCCCTGCGGCCAGCGCGCGCAGGCCGAGGCGGGCGATCACCGGGCGCTGGTTGGGCGCCAGCCCGCCGGTCACCGCCATCTGGATCGCGATCGAGGAGAAATTGGCAAAGCCGCACAGCGCGAAGGTCACGACGGCGACAGTCCGCGGGGACAGACCTGCCGCGCCGCCAAGGTCGATGAAGGCGACGAACTCGTTGAGCACGATCTTCGTGCCGAACAGGCTGCCGGCCTGCATCGCCTCGTGCCAGTCGGGCGCGGCGAGCAAGTAGAAGATCGGCGCGAGCAGGTAGCCCAGCAGCGACTGGAAAGTGACGTCCTGGTAGCCGAACAGACCTGCAGCCCAGCCGACCACGCCATTGGCCAGCGCGATCAGGGCAACGAAGGCAAGTACCATCGCGCCGACCGCGACTGCCAGCTTCACGCCCGTCTGCGCGCCTTGCGATGCGGCCATGATGATATTGGCGGGGCGTTCCTCGTCATGCGGCACCTCGACCTGTGCGCCGCGGGCAGCGGCTTCCAGCGCCGCATCTTCCTGGGCCAGCGTCACCCTGCGCGGATCGGGCATGATCATCTTGGCCATGAAGATGCCGCCCGGTGCGGACATGAAGGCGGCAGCCACGAGGTAATCGATGCGGATGCCCATGCTGGCATAGGCGGCCAGGATCGTTCCGGCGACCCCGGCCAGGCCGACCGTCATCACGCAGAACAGCTGCGAGGGTGTCAGCCCGGCAATGTAGGGGCGAATCACCAGCGGGCTTTCGCTTTGGCCGACGAAGATGTTGGAGGCCGCGCACAGGCTTTCGACCTTGCTGATCCCGGTCACTTTCTCCAGCGCGCCGCCGATCCAGCGGATCACCAGCGGCATGATCCGCAGGTAGTAGAGGATCGAGATCAGCGAGGCGAAGAAGATGATGACCGGCAATGCCGAGATGGCGAAGCTGGTGCCGCCGATCTCCGGGCGGGCGAGGGGCCCGAACAGGAACTCCACCCCGGCATGGGCATAGCCGAGCAGGTTGCTCACGCCCCGCGACGCGCCGTTCAGCAGCGAGCGGCCGAAGGGCACGTAGAGCACGAGAGCGGCAAAGCCGGCCTGCAGCGCAAAGGCGGCGCCGACCACGCGGGGGCGGATGGCCTTGCGATCTGTGGAGAGGAGGAATGCGACAGCCGCGATGAGAGCAATGCCGATCAGGCTATAGGCAACGTGCATTCGGCGCATTTCTCCGCAGGAGGCCAAAAAACCCGGCAAACCTAATGCCCTGCGCAAAAGGCGGCTAGTGCAATTGCGAAGCCGAACGGTTAGATCGTCCGACCATGATCACGCCCCCCTTGCCGCAATCGCGCAATTGCCCGCCAGGCCTGATGCTCTTCTCGCTGATTTATGGCGGCATGGTGACACTGGGCGGCGTCTTGGGCGCCAAGCAGGTGTCTATCGGGCCGCTTGCGGTGGAGGCGGGTATCTTCCCATTCCTGACCCTGGTGGCGACGTCCAGCGGTATTGCCGAACTCTACGGCAAGGATACCGCGAACCGGCTGGCGCGCTTCGGGCTGGTACCGCTTGTCATGGCGATCGCGCTGACTTTCTTCGTGCTGCAACTGCCTACCGATCCGGGCATGTATGAGCCGGCCAAGGCCGCCTTTCCGGTAATCCTGGGCCAGTCGGGGCGGATGATGGCGGCAGGGATCTGCGCCTATGCCGTCTCGCTCACGCTCAATATCTGGATCTTCTCGAAGCTGCGGGCCGCGACCGGGCGCTTCGCCGGCTTGCGCGGCTTCATCGCGGCGGCGCTCTCGCAGATCGTCGACACGATGATCTTCATCACCATCTCGTTCTACGGCGTGCGCGAGATCTTCGGGATCTTGGTCGGGCAGGCGCTTGCCAAGGTCGTGCTCTCGGCCGTCGTGGTCCCGATCGTGATCTGGATCGTCGTGAAACTCGGCCATTTTCTGGACGGAAACGCCGAAAATGCTTCAAATCGCGCGCAGGAGCGTTAAAGCGCACCCCATGCCGAATCCACACGATCCCTCGCTCCTTGCCAAGGCCGAAACGCTCGTCGACGCGCTGCCTTACCTGCAGCGTTACGCAGGTCGCACCTTCGTCGTGAAGTACGGCGGCCATGCCATGGGCGATCCCGAACTGGCGCACGATTTCGCCGAAGATGTCGTCCTGCTCAAGGCAGTGGGCATCAACCCCGTGGTCGTCCACGGCGGCGGCCCGCAGATCGGCGCCATGCTCAAGAAGGTCGGGGTGGAAAGCCAGTTCGTCGACGGGCTGCGCGTCACCGACAAGGCGACTGCCGAAGTGGCCGAGATGGTCCTTTCAGGGGCGATCAACAAGGAGATCGTCGGCTGGATCGCCAAGGCCGGCGGGCGCGCGATGGGCCTGTCGGGCAAGGACGGCGGCCTCGTCACCGCCCGCAAGGTGCAGCGCACCAGCAAGGATCCGGACAGCAATATCGAGCGCGTGGTCGATCTCGGCTTCGTCGGCGAACCCGACAGGATCGATACCAGCGTGATCGAATCGATTTCGGCGGCGGGCATGATCCCGGTCATCGCACCGATCGCGCCGGGCCCCAATGGCGAGACTTACAACGTCAACGCCGATACGATGGCCGGCTCCATCGCGGCGGCACTGGGCGCAGCGCGCCTGTTCCTGCTCACCGACGTGCACGGCGTGCTCGACAAGCAGGGCGAGCTGCTGACCGACTTGCGCCCGGCCGATATTGACCGCCTGCAGAAGGACGGAACCATCTCGGGAGGGATGATCCCGAAGCTGGAAACCTGCGTCCATGCCGTGGAAGCTGGGTGTGAAGCCGCCGTTGTCCTTGACGGACGGGTATCGCATGCCATGTTATTGGAAATTTTCACGCAGGAAGGTGCCGGCACGCTCATCCGCGCAGGCTAGGATTTTTCCGAAGGGGACCAAGGGTCTGAAAGGCATCTCTAAAACCATGCATCTCAAAGCCGCTTTTGCCACCGCGCTCACGGCGAGCGTGCTGCTGCTCTCCGCCTGCGACAAGGAGCCGCCGATGGCCGAGCCTTCCGCCAGCATCAGCGGCGAGGCAAGCGAAGGTGCCATGGTTCAGGAAGTGCCTT harbors:
- a CDS encoding NupC/NupG family nucleoside CNT transporter yields the protein MHVAYSLIGIALIAAVAFLLSTDRKAIRPRVVGAAFALQAGFAALVLYVPFGRSLLNGASRGVSNLLGYAHAGVEFLFGPLARPEIGGTSFAISALPVIIFFASLISILYYLRIMPLVIRWIGGALEKVTGISKVESLCAASNIFVGQSESPLVIRPYIAGLTPSQLFCVMTVGLAGVAGTILAAYASMGIRIDYLVAAAFMSAPGGIFMAKMIMPDPRRVTLAQEDAALEAAARGAQVEVPHDEERPANIIMAASQGAQTGVKLAVAVGAMVLAFVALIALANGVVGWAAGLFGYQDVTFQSLLGYLLAPIFYLLAAPDWHEAMQAGSLFGTKIVLNEFVAFIDLGGAAGLSPRTVAVVTFALCGFANFSSIAIQMAVTGGLAPNQRPVIARLGLRALAAGSLSNLMSAALAGLFLGLG
- a CDS encoding queuosine precursor transporter — translated: MITPPLPQSRNCPPGLMLFSLIYGGMVTLGGVLGAKQVSIGPLAVEAGIFPFLTLVATSSGIAELYGKDTANRLARFGLVPLVMAIALTFFVLQLPTDPGMYEPAKAAFPVILGQSGRMMAAGICAYAVSLTLNIWIFSKLRAATGRFAGLRGFIAAALSQIVDTMIFITISFYGVREIFGILVGQALAKVVLSAVVVPIVIWIVVKLGHFLDGNAENASNRAQER
- the argB gene encoding acetylglutamate kinase gives rise to the protein MPNPHDPSLLAKAETLVDALPYLQRYAGRTFVVKYGGHAMGDPELAHDFAEDVVLLKAVGINPVVVHGGGPQIGAMLKKVGVESQFVDGLRVTDKATAEVAEMVLSGAINKEIVGWIAKAGGRAMGLSGKDGGLVTARKVQRTSKDPDSNIERVVDLGFVGEPDRIDTSVIESISAAGMIPVIAPIAPGPNGETYNVNADTMAGSIAAALGAARLFLLTDVHGVLDKQGELLTDLRPADIDRLQKDGTISGGMIPKLETCVHAVEAGCEAAVVLDGRVSHAMLLEIFTQEGAGTLIRAG